From Lemur catta isolate mLemCat1 chromosome 19, mLemCat1.pri, whole genome shotgun sequence, a single genomic window includes:
- the LOC123624629 gene encoding zinc finger protein 160-like isoform X3, which yields MQLLQPEGKIYECNQVEKTIDPITSLSPLENLTSKLKTHIFNKYKNDFVSSPLFTEELKAHIKEEPYRPNEHSKAFSVSSSLPNHGVIRAGKKPFKCKECGKAFRQNSDLLRHQRIHIGEKPYRCNECGKDFSQNSHLSRHQTIHTGEKPYKCDDCGRAFSVRSTLTTHVRIHHTDNPFECDECGKVLSCNSSLARHRRIHTPEKPYKCDQCGKVFSCNSYLRRHQSIHTGKKPYKCSECGKAFISKSHLVRHVSVHTGEKPYKCNECGKVFRQKSHLKNHHTVHLGEKPYKCYECGKKFSLCSRLHIHQFIHNADKAYKCDECGKVFSCNSYLKQHQRIHTGEKPYKCNECGKVFRHKSNLKNHHTIHLREKPYKCFKCGKKFSLRSRLHIHQVIHNADKPYRCEYCSKVFRHKLSLTVHLRIHTGETPYKCNECGKAFRHKISLTVHQKTHTGWIPYKCNECGKVFDYNSTLVHHQCIHTGERPYKCNEYGRLFCQKSNLKNHHVVHSGEKPYKCDECGRVFRHKSNLKNHHRIHTGEKPYQCDECDKAFRQKISLTRHQRTHTGEKPYKCNECGKAFSEKSNLRSHRRIHTGEKPHKCNECGKAFSEKSTLKTHHRIHTGEKPYKCNECGKVFREKSKLNIHHRIHTREKPYKCIICGKVFSHISSLAQHQKSHL from the coding sequence ATGCAGCTATTGCAACCTGAAGGGAAAATTTATGAATGTAATCAAGTTGAAAAGACTATCGACCCTATTACCTCACTTTCACCACTTGAAAACCTTACTTCTAAACTGAAAActcacatatttaataaatacaagaaTGATTTTGTCAGTTCTCCGCTATTCACAGAAGAACTGAAAGCACACATTAAGGAAGAACCTTACAGACCTAATGAGCACAGCAAAGCCTTTAGTGTGTCTTCGAGCCTTCCTAACCATGGGGTAATCCGTGCTGGAAAGAAACCTTTCAAATGTAAAGAGTGTGGCAAGGCCTTCAGGCAAAATTCAGACTTGCTAAGACATCAGAGAATCCATattggagagaaaccttacagatgtaatgagtgtggcaaaGACTTCAGTCAAAACTCACACCTATCTCGACATCAGACAAttcatactggggagaaaccttacaaatgtgatGACTGTGGCAGAGCATTCAGTGTGCGTTCAACACTTACAACCCATGTGCGAATCCATCATACAGATAATCCTTTTGAATGTGATGAATGTGGCAAGGTCCTTAGTTGTAATTCATCCCTTGCACGACATCGGAGAATTCATACTccagagaaaccttacaaatgtgatCAATGTGGCAAGGTCTTTAGTTGTAATTCATACCTTAGACGACATCAGAGTATTCATACTGgaaagaaaccttacaaatgtagtgaatgtggcaaagcctttattTCCAAATCACACCTTGTACGGCATGTGAGtgttcatactggagagaaaccttacaaatgcaATGAGTGTGGCAAGGTCTTCCGTCAAAAATCGCACCTTAAAAACCATCACACAGTCCATCTGggagagaaaccttataaatGTTATGAATGTGGCAAAAAATTTAGTTTGTGTTCGAGGCTTCATATACATCAGTTTATCCATAATGCAGATAAAGCTTACAAATGTGATGAATGTGGCAAGGTCTTTAGTTGCAATTCATACCTTAAGCAACATCAGCgcattcatactggagagaaaccttacaaatgcaATGAGTGCGGCAAGGTTTTCCGCCACAAATCGAACCTTAAAAATCATCACACAATCCATTTgagagagaaaccttacaaatgttttAAGTGTGGCAAAAAATTTAGTTTGCGTTCGAGGCTTCATATACATCAGGTTATCCATAATGCAGATAAACCTTACAGATGTGAGTATTGTAGCAAGGTTTTCAGGCACAAATTATCCCTAACAGTTCATCttagaattcatactggagagacaCCTTATaagtgtaatgaatgtggcaaggCCTTCAGACACAAGATATCTCTTACAGTTCATCAGAAAACACATACTGGATGGataccttacaaatgtaatgaatgtggcaaggtCTTCGATTACAATTCAACGCTTGTACATCATCAGTGTATTCATACTGGAGAGAGGCCTTACAAATGCAATGAGTATGGCAGATTATTCTGTCAGAAATCAAACCTTAAAAATCATCATGTTGTCCATTcaggagagaaaccatacaaatgtgatGAGTGTGGCAGGGTCTTCCGTCACAAATCTAACCTTAAAAATCATCACAGAAtccatacaggagagaaaccttaccAATGTGATGAATGTGACAAGGCCTTCAGACAAAAGATATCCCTTACACGTCATCAGCgaactcatactggagagaaaccttacaaatgtaatgaatgtggcaaggCCTTCAGTGAAAAATCAAACCTCAGATCTCATCGCAGaatccatactggagagaaacctcacaaatgtaatgaatgtggcaaggCCTTCAGTGAAAAATCAACCCTTAAGACTCATCACAGAAtccacactggagaaaaaccttacaaatgtaatgagtgtggcaagGTGTTCCGTGAAAAATCAAAGCTTAATATTCATCACAGAATCCATACtagagagaaaccttacaaatgcaTTATATGTGGAAAGGTTTTTAGTCATATTTCAAGCCTTGCTCAGCATCAGAAAAGTCACTTGTGA